A genomic region of Desulfosarcina ovata subsp. ovata contains the following coding sequences:
- a CDS encoding beta-ketoacyl-[acyl-carrier-protein] synthase family protein — translation MSRTPAVIIGYDAVSPLGIDLEAQWRRALAGQSGIDALTRIRPGPDFPVQVAGQVASIDHLDYPFLKPREQARWISPLFKYALLTVQRALERAGLAIDADLAPRTAVTYSSAIGGLDAVLGADRRWIASRSLPLPCVNPNACINMVAGKVSMLTGATGPITTTITACATGLTSMITGAMLIAQDRADIVICGAVDFALVEPILAGFATMNGAYVPKENAPPEAPQTVSRPFSVNRRGFVVSEGAGCIVLAGKRFARERRLNADVEIAGWSMTSDAHHFVAPHYPTVRRCITESIKDAGIAADRIQAVNAHAASTRVGDQVEFDALRDIFGTHMPPVTANKSLIGHAMGASSAIESIFTFLGMQGGVLPPTINHQPDPQIPIDCVTEGSRPVAQEHVLKNAFGFGGCNACIVFRRI, via the coding sequence ATGTCTCGCACTCCTGCCGTCATCATCGGCTATGACGCCGTTTCGCCCCTGGGCATCGACCTGGAGGCGCAGTGGCGCCGGGCCCTGGCCGGTCAAAGCGGCATCGACGCCCTGACCCGTATCCGGCCGGGTCCCGATTTTCCGGTACAGGTGGCCGGCCAGGTGGCGTCCATCGACCACCTGGATTATCCGTTTCTAAAACCCCGCGAACAGGCGCGCTGGATCTCGCCCCTCTTCAAATACGCCCTGCTGACCGTGCAGCGCGCCCTGGAGCGGGCGGGACTGGCCATCGATGCCGATCTGGCCCCGCGCACGGCCGTTACCTACAGCTCGGCCATCGGTGGCCTGGACGCGGTGCTGGGGGCGGATCGCAGGTGGATCGCCTCGCGCAGCCTGCCCCTGCCCTGCGTCAATCCCAACGCCTGCATCAACATGGTGGCCGGCAAGGTCTCCATGCTCACCGGCGCCACCGGTCCGATCACCACCACCATCACCGCCTGCGCCACCGGTCTGACCTCCATGATTACCGGCGCCATGCTCATCGCACAGGATCGCGCCGACATCGTGATCTGCGGGGCCGTGGACTTTGCCCTGGTGGAGCCGATCCTGGCCGGATTCGCCACCATGAACGGCGCCTACGTGCCCAAGGAAAACGCACCGCCAGAGGCGCCGCAGACGGTCAGCCGCCCCTTTTCCGTGAACCGGCGCGGGTTCGTGGTTTCCGAGGGGGCCGGCTGCATCGTTCTGGCCGGCAAGCGGTTTGCCCGCGAGCGGAGGTTAAACGCCGACGTCGAGATCGCCGGCTGGAGCATGACCTCGGATGCGCACCATTTCGTGGCCCCCCATTATCCCACGGTGCGCCGCTGCATTACCGAGAGCATCAAGGATGCCGGCATCGCGGCGGACCGGATTCAGGCGGTCAACGCCCATGCCGCCTCCACCCGGGTCGGCGATCAGGTGGAGTTTGACGCCCTGCGCGACATCTTCGGGACGCATATGCCGCCGGTCACGGCCAACAAATCCCTGATCGGCCATGCCATGGGCGCCTCCAGCGCCATCGAGTCGATCTTTACCTTCCTGGGCATGCAGGGCGGCGTGCTGCCGCCCACGATCAACCACCAGCCCGATCCGCAGATCCCCATCGACTGCGTGACCGAGGGCAGCCGGCCGGTGGCCCAGGAACACGTGCTGAAAAACGCCTTCGGCTTCGGCGGCTGCAACGCTTGCATTGTCTTTCGCCGGATTTGA